From the Argentina anserina chromosome 3, drPotAnse1.1, whole genome shotgun sequence genome, the window GGAAGCTTGAGACAGACCTTTGTCAACTTTTTATTCAGTGCCACAAAAGCATCACCTTTATATTTCATCTGTGATGCCTTGTAGACTAACATATGAGAGTATGAAAGAGTAGTAAAGCCATTTTGAGGTGTTCAGCTTCCAAATCTGTGACTTCATAATGGACACTTTTTTGTTTCCACATGCAGGTACGGGATGTTTATACTGGACCAAATGGTTTACTTTATAGGGAGAATTTGCGGCCACGGTTATTCATAGATTCATCAACTATTGATCCACAAACATCAAGAAAGCTTTCTACCATTGTCTCTCACTGCACTCTAAAGGAACAGAAAGGAAAAGGTACAATATCAGATTCTCATTTGACtatttgaatatataattttagatattgaaTGGTTGAAGTTGCGGAAGGCAACGGTTTTATGTGTTGATACTTGATAGTTGATACATATGAAAGAGCGTCTTTTATGAGTTCAATTGTATCCTCTATATAACCAGACTTGTAATTTTGTTAGATCATTGGAAGAAGCCTGCCTTGCTGGATGCTCCTGTATCTGGAGGTGTCCTTGCTGCGGAAGCTGGGACTCTTACTTTCATggtattttttatatattgcaATCCCATTTTTGTAGACTTGGATGCAGTTTGGGGTTCTGCTTCGTTCAGTGATATATGTGTATAGACTAGATATATGCTTCCAGAAGGCAACAAGGCTTGTGATTAGATTGATGTTTTCTAAGCTGTGAGTATTGATGAAGAGATGACATGTGTCAAGGTTGGTGGATCCAAGGAAGCTTATGCGGCAGCTACACCCTTGTTCCTTTCAATGGGGAAGAACACAGTTTATTGTGGTGGAGCAGGAAATGGTTCAGTAAGTTACATCATTTACTACATCAAATATACAGTATCTTCAGCTCATTCTGAGCAATTCATACTTAGTTCTTAGACGACCTGGATAATCTGCGGAGTAATTGAACTCTTTATCTGTTTGCTATATATAGGCTGCAAAGATCTGCAATAATCTGGCACTGGCTATCAGTATGATTGGCATCTCAGAATCACTTGCTCTTGGTCAATCTCTAGGAATATCTGCCAGTACTCTAACAAAAGTGTTTAACTCTTCCAGTGCTCGCTGTTGGAGCAGGTATTCTTGAGTATACTGTAAATTCTGGTTTAGGACATTCCATTCATTTGTATAATGTCTCTCCCgacacatatatatgtagcaTCTTCATCTTTTTAGCTCATATTTGGGAAAATTTGTGTTTGCATCTGGTTTATAATGCCTAATATTACGAATATGGCATTCAATGCATGACAGCGATAGTTATAATCCAGTTCCAGGAGTGATGGAAGGGGTTCCCTCATCGAGGGACTATGACGGTGGATTTGCATCCAAACTTATGGTAAGTTAACTAGTTTGATCGAGTTCATAATTTTTTCTCGAGTTAGTTTAGGGCCTTTGTAGTAGTAGCATAGTA encodes:
- the LOC126788124 gene encoding probable 3-hydroxyisobutyrate dehydrogenase, mitochondrial, with amino-acid sequence MAVMYKVRSLLNLSRCICRRILPRKFYSAQGSSQFETVGFIGLGNMGSRMANNLIKAGYQVAVHDINCNAMKKFFDMGAATKDTPFEVAEVSDVVITMLPTSSHVRDVYTGPNGLLYRENLRPRLFIDSSTIDPQTSRKLSTIVSHCTLKEQKGKDHWKKPALLDAPVSGGVLAAEAGTLTFMVGGSKEAYAAATPLFLSMGKNTVYCGGAGNGSAAKICNNLALAISMIGISESLALGQSLGISASTLTKVFNSSSARCWSSDSYNPVPGVMEGVPSSRDYDGGFASKLMAKDVNIAATSAKEVGLRCPLTSQAQEIYRELCEDGHETKDFSCVFRHYYSGKNDA